In Lolium perenne isolate Kyuss_39 chromosome 5, Kyuss_2.0, whole genome shotgun sequence, the sequence aactcgaCCAGAACAAATCCTACCCACAGCCGCCGACAGTTGGGCCCGGATGAGGGTGGGGCCCACGATCAGGGTAAGGTGGGTACGACACGGCCGTTCCATGGCTACAGCTAGCGCTGTCAAACGCCCATGTGCACGGTCCAACCAACCAGATGCGCTCGTTCTGAGGAAAAACGTGATCCACCGAACGTGCTTTCGCCCGCAGCAACCGACAGGCGGGTCCGCGCGGTTGTCGGGCCCAGACGCAGCCTGATGCGGGTAGCACACCGACGTTGCATGTTTTTTGCTAGCTGTGAAAATCAGCCCACCAACCAGCAGCCTCTCTCTTGACCAAGATCCAACGAACCAGATTGCCCAGACAAAAGAATCCAACGGCTGAGAAGCTGAAAACGCTGTGAGAAGCCCATGGGGGTGGagcaattatacctttagataccCGAGCATTCTTTGGGCCGGGCTGAGAAAAGCCCGACGCTAAAAAACTAGGCACATGTCTGGCCTGGGCAAAAAGCTTGAAACCCGTTGGGCCAGCGGGCCTAGCCACCTCCCTATTTCGCATGTTCGGACTATCCGAACTGGCGGGCCGGGCTACCCATGGCCCGATATGTATTATATAGACTTGTTTCGATCGAGATCACACAAAGAATCTTCCTACACAGACCAAAGATGGAGTACGTGGGCTTTGCCAGCAGAGCACTGCAAAGCCAGCCGCACAAGAAACAGAGGAGGAGCAACAGCAACAACTCCAGTTGCCAGTTCGCCACCAGAGCAGCGTCTTCCCGTCTCCGCCTCTCCAACTCTCCCGGAATATACTCCGTCCAGGCCAACCCAACCTCCCGCGCTCTCCCTTTGCCGccgaccatggcggcggcggcggaggaggggcgGCCGGCGACCAAATACGTGCTGATTACCGGCGGGGTCGTCAGCGGCCTCGGCAAGGGCGTCACTGCCAGCAGCGTAGGCGTCGTCCTCAAGTCCTGCGGCCTCCGcgtcacctgcatcaagatcggtCCGCTCCCCCTCCCTCTTCCCCTCCCCCTCCATGTTTTCTCACTTCCCGCTTTGCGCGATTCATGGCTGGGGTCTCGTGCTGGGGTTCTCGAGAAGCGCGGAGAAATTGGCGTCGGTACGCGGGGCCTTTCCTCGTCTACTGGTGGACATCTCGCTGCGAGCTTCTTATTTGTGCATTTAGAGTACCAACCCTAGAAAATCTTGCGACCTTGGGCGGGAATGCCGCTTCCTTGTGCTCCTGGTCAGACTCGGCCGGTGAAAATGCCGCATCTTTTGTGCGCCTTTCCATGATTTGGTGACAATATTATTATTTCCCCAATTTGGATGTCAGAAGAGCTTGTTGGAGATTGGGTggtaaggctggtgccaatgcaccgcccgactcccgccccgccacgtcagcttttctctCACTCTCATCCCACTCTCACCCTACTCTCACCCCATCTTGCCAATGCATGGgctatagtccccactctcacttctctctcctctctaCCGCCTCCCTCCCGCCTCCCTACCGCCCCCACTAGCACCgctatcgcctccctctcgccccgctctcgcctccaacgcgggctataggcgggcggtaccgcccccTACCGCCGGGCGCCAGCGCCACCGCCCGCCGCTAGCCTCTCGCCCCTCTcccgcccgcctcccgccccAAGCCGGGCGATACCGCCTCCACTACCGCCCCAAGAGGCGTTCGTTTCCTTGTTCATGGTTGAAAACAAATTAAAAAATTAGATAAAAGGTTGCTCCTTTTGGGCGTTCTAGGTAGTTATAATTGATGCCTACTTGTCATGGTTATTTGGTGTGCAAAGGCTTCGTCTTTCGGGATAATCCGGGGTAATCGGTATTCGGTAGCTTATGATGCCCCACGGAGTAACTGATGTGTAAGTTCTGAAGGCCGTCATTAGTCACTACTCACCACTAGTTTGTTGTAACTTTTGGTTGTTTAAAAGGTGGCACCTTTTTGGGTTAGGGCGAGCTATTGGTCCAAGTCAGATCATTAGGGATAAACATGTGATTCTAAGTTATGTTTTAGTACTATTAGAATTGGGATGGTGCATGGTGGGTAGATAGGCTCTGGTACACTGCGGTCGATGTTTCAGCTTCTGAGTGCATTTTTCTTGTCTTGGTTGGGCTGATTTTGCTATACTTGCAGCTCCCATGTGCAGAGGTCAGCAAGTTTGTAGGTGCCACGGTTTGGATCTTTCAATAGTATTAATATCATACATTTCCTGGTTTTGTAGATCCATACTTAAATACAGATGCTGGGACTATGTCTCCCTTTGAGCATGGTGAAGTATTTGTGCTTGACGATGGTGGAGAGGTATGCCCTCTTGTGTCACATATAAATTTGTAACATTACAATTTCAGTGTTTTGTGCTATCTTGTGCCTGACGTTTGAAATTTATAGGTAGACCTGGATTTAGGAAATTATGAGCGTTTCCTGGATGTCACTCTGACGAGGGAAAATAACATTACCACTGGAAAGATTTATCAGGTGAGCATCGCCACCAGGAAAATGCTTGCTGGTTGTTACTTGAGCTTGTAAACAGTGGATGCCTTTTTTTCAGTCTGTCATTGAGAAGGAGAGAAAGGGTGACTATCTTGGAAAGACGGTCCAGGTAATTCCCTTGCGTCATTCATTGCTATAGTCACGAAATCCCCATACGACAAACTATGAAACTCTTACAATTATAATCTATTCAGGTTGTTCCTCATGTAACTGATGAAATAAAAAACTGGATACAATCAGTGTCCTCTGTTCCTGTGGATGGGCAGGCTCGTCCAGCTGATGTTTGTGTTATTGAATTGGGAGGCACTGTAGGTAGGGTTCTGGGACATTTTATGGTATAGTACTCTTGTTGTTACTCTTGCAGAAATGAAGTTGATTTATTGCTTGTTTCAGGTGATATTGAATCAATGCCATTTATTGAAGCTCTACGCCAGTTGTCATTTTCTCTTGGTACAGTTGGATTTTCTCGTTGCAATTTCAATTTTCATATCCATTGCTGCTGAGAAGTGTGTCGGTTTCCTAGGGTTCTGTGGCTAGTACCATTTCACCTAGCCCCCCTCATGTTCTGTGGCTGATTGAACCATTAGTATATACTACATACACTAATTTGTCTACACTGCCTTCCAGTTTTATGCTTAAGTGGACATCAACTGTCATGTGGAGACTACTTATGGCTACCACACAAATAGTAGGATTTGTTAGTTTCCTTTTCCTGCAAGATAGGGCTATATAGAATTCAAGATAAGTTAAGGGGAGTTTGAATAAGGAAACCTCAGATAAAGGATTTTTCATTCGGAAAGGATAGATTGGGTAGTGGGATGCTATCCCCAATTGTAAGTTTGCTAGTATCACAATAAAGGGAAAGTAATTAGTTATTCCCATCTTCCAAATCCGTTATTGTTTTAACCAGTGTTTCATGCATCATGTGCCCTGTCTCCTTCACACTTCTTCTATGctaatcaccatcaccatcatgacTCTTCATCAAGCTCAGACCTGTGGTGCCAAGGCCTCCCACCAATCACAGCTACTCCTCTGACCCAACTCAGGCCATAGCATTCACACACAATATGCTATGAAGTCACGCATCATTTTTTTTACTTGCTAGTGGTCATACTTGGACATGTCACTCATCCTTCTTGTATATTTTGTAGGTAAGGACAATTTCTGCCTCATACATGTGAGCCTTATTCCAGTATTGGGTGTAGTTGGTGAGCAAGTAAAGAATTCTCCCTTTCTTCAATCATGATTATTCTTATCACAGCTACACTGACTTAGAGTTAATCTTGCGTTCCAGCCTTCTTTCAGGACTGGCATATAATAACATTCCTATTTCCATTTTTTGTAGAAAACTAAGCCAACACAGCACAGTGTACGGGAATTAAGGGCCTTGGGTCTGACTCCTGATCTTCTAGCATGCCGATCAGCACAGGTAATGTGAAGAATGTAGCATGTGCTATTGAGATGTGTCGTCTCCCACATTGATATCACTGATTTTAATGGCGTCAATATCATTCTCAAAGACACAAATACTAGTTATAGCTTGTTTGCTGTTGAATATGACTATCTTTTTCGTTCAATAAGGAGCTGTTTTCAAGCAGCCCTTCTAATCTTCCTCTGCTTATCCCATATACCACTTGCTGAATGCTTTTGCTGCTGTCGTTATTCacctttttttttgtctttgctgGCATTATTTCTTACCTGCAATCTGATATATGTTTAATTAAATTTTCAGCCACTAATAGGATCCGTAAAGGAGAAGCTTTCACAATTTTGTCATGTACCGGTATGCTTTCATCATAACAAATTGGAAAAATGCCATTCTATTCACAGTGTTTTGTTATTTACACTCTATCTTGTATTATTCAGGTTGAGAATATACTTGACATCCACGATGTTCCAAATATATGGCATGTTCCCCTTATTCTTAGAGTGAGTTTCTACTTTAGCTTAAGGCTTAGCGTTGACCATTTAGAGGAACCTATTGAATTGGTATGAATTGTATCAAGTCATTGCTCTGGTCCAAGATTTTTGACAGTGCTGTTTTCCAGAACCAAAAGGCGCATGATGCTATAATCAAACAACTAAACCTTGCCAGGTGAGCCAGACAGTTAATGAAAATCAATGCTTATGAATGTTGGAAAATTTTCTTTAAGATTGCATGTATGAAGTTTTATAGTTTTCTGATTACTCATATACCTTCCTAAAATATGTGCGCTGTCAACATTCCATGCATAATTAGCTTGCAGATCCCATTTTCTGATATATCTTATGTCTTCTTGTTTTATGTTGAAAAAGGTTTGTTCATTTTTGATTGGTTTGCAATTTTTTAGTTGAGATGGTAACATATTATCTTGCTTTTGGGGCATTACCAGTTTCATATTTGACATTATGGATTATGGTATATCTTAAAGCCATCATGTTTTGATTTTATAGGTCCGCTGGACCGCCTGAATTACGAGATTGGACGCAGATGGCCGAGTCATATGATAACCTCAGCAACTCTGTAAGTATTGTTTATACAGCTCTTGACTCTTTATCAATTTCCTGGCGCAGATGGTTTTTTGACGAATATTGAGGTCATGCAGGTTAAAATTGCTTTGGTTGGGAAGTACAATAATCTGACAGATTCTTACTTGTCAGTGGTGAAGGTGGGTCAGGAATCATTTTTGAATATATAAAAATGTCTTTACTAGTTTCATACAGGATTTCTCATACAAAGTCTGTGCTATACTGTTCAATTAAGCTTCCAATGATCAAAATAGTCCAATAACTAGGATTTGTGCTTGTGCCTACTGAGCAGTAACTATTCATTGAGTGCTATCTCCATGGGTGCCTCATGTAAAAACAATCAATTACTAATTTACTAGTAGTTACACAGTTACGCAACTGATGTTCTGAACTTTTATTTTCTTTCTAgtactagttttttttgtctcaTTTATTATATGGATACAAACATGTTTTAATTCGTGTACGCATGTCTCATTTTATTACAGGCTCTTCTACATTCCAGTGTCGCATGTTCACTGAAACCTTCTATCCAGTGGGTTGCAGCTTCAGATCTTGAAGATGCAGCTGCAACAAGTGTAAGTCATTAGCAACCCGTTATTCATTTCATAGATCCGCTACAGTACCAGAACAGTAGCCCAAATAGATCTTTTGTATGTCCTTCCATCTGTCGGCGTCCGTGCGAACAAAAATGACACAAGGGTTTGCACAAGTCTGTGTGGAAGGGAAGTCACCCTACTTCTGCTAGTGTGCTCTGTAGCTCTGACTGAGGGAGGCATCTTTGTCTGCGAGGGCCTGATGGGACGAGAGCTTTAGCAGTTTATGCTGTCTTGTATCATCAAGAGAAAGGGGGTTACAGTTGTGAGTTGCATTCCATATATGGTATGTTCATAGCTCTGTGCAGCGCAAATGATCTGAACACATTATCTGTGGGGTGATTAAGACATCCCATGGGAACCCACCTAACAGTTGGTCACTGATGTGTGGGTTGTCTCGCGGGCTGTACAGATTATCCTGGGAGGTTTACTCCTGCTTCTGGAGGCATTGACACCTTATCCCTAAGGATGTAAGTCGGATCCTGCCAATATCCCACTTGTAGTTCATTTGGAGATTTCTAGTTCAAAATTTTGGACCAGAATTTGAACTAAAATCCCCAAATGAACTACAAGTGGGATATTGGCGGGATTCCACTTGACACCTTACTTATCCTGCTTGGATGTCTTCAGGAGATGTAAAACATCAGCCTATCATCCCTCCAAAGGGAATGGTAGACCTGTAAGAGTGCCCCTGTAGGGTGAACCTATCGTTGAATGCTGTGAAGGGAGTGGCAATGCCCATGTTATCCCATGAGGCCATGAGGGTCTGGTTGCCGTTAAACTACTGGCTAGTGGGAGTATTAATTATTCACTCCAAGACAACTGGGGATATGTTTTATCTTTGGTGCCTATTAGTATCTCAGTGCTGTAGATATTGTTGTGTCTGTATGCTAGGCTACTATCTCAACATGCTTGCCATCTAAGATCATTTTATTTGCAATGACAGCATCTGTAGTGCATTTAGTATCAGTGGTCACTATAGCAATTCTATGATGCTGTGCTTGCTCATTGTGTTATTGTTGTCTGTGTGCCTTGTTCTGACATATTTTTCTTTATATTAATGCGATATACTTTTTGTACAGGCACCAGATGCCCATGCCAAATCTTGGGAAACTCTTAAGGTGAGTATGCTAATTGTCTTTGGTTCCTTTTGTGGTCATGTAAAATAGGTCTTAAAAGTTAATATTTCTTAATGCTGCAAATTTCAGGACTCCTCATGCATTTTGATACCTGGAGGATTTGGAGACCGTGGAATATCTGGGATGATATTGGCTGCAAAATATGCTCGTGAGAACAAAGTTCCGTACCTTGGCATATGCTTGGGAATGCAGATATCAGTGATTGAGATGTCTAGACATGTGCGTACTCTTCCTTTTATTATTTGCGGATCAGCTAATCTTTATGGACCAAGATGTTTACGGATAATGGTATAGGTTCTGGGCCTGGGAGATGCAGACAGTGAAGAGTTCAACACAGACACACCAGATCGTGTTGTTATGTACATGCCTGAGGTACTTTCTTGTCCATTTATGTGCAAGACAAGGAAATGATCTCCATTTAACGCTTTGACAATTTACTGTATAGGTATCAAAAACACACATGGGAAACACGATGAGGTTGGGCTGCCGGAGAACATTCTTCCGCAAACCAGACTGTCTTACATCAAAACTGTAAGGATTTTGTATCTCTTGTTAGTTGACATATATGTTTGGAGCTTTTGAATGTTATTTTGTTTGGAACATTCCACTGCTACAACCATGAAAATGTACTGTCTGCGCAGCTTGTTGTCAGGAGCTTCCGTTAACCACTATCTGGAGATTTTCTCTCCCTTCCATGATACTCCATCCATTCCAAATTATAAGATGTTTTGGATTTTTCAACGTGGAATACATACGGACTGAAATCATTGAATGGACACACTGAAATGCGTCTAGATACATACATTCAGAAAAAGCTAGAACATCTTATAATTTGAAACAGACTTATATTGTTTTGCATGTTGTAATATGACGCAAGTCATTATTGAAGATCTCCTAGTTATATACTTGGGCCTTATTACTATTCTTATTGCACCGTCTAACTTGGACCTAAATGCAAATATCAGGTATGGAAGTCCTCCACATGTAGATGAGCGCCATCGTCACAGATATGAGGTTTGCCATGACTTATAGTTATTAAATCTGTTATTTACGTGTCCATTATACCGAAATCACTTTATGATTTGAAGTGATCAAAATCTCTTCCTTTTTAAATAGGTCAATCCTACCTTTGTTCCTATGCTTGAGAAGGCAGGCCTCCAGTTTGTTGGTTGCGATGAAAGTGGAAACAGGATGGAGGTACCAATCAAACATCTCATTTCATACTTTTCTTGATTTTTTCAGTTCAAGTCTGAATCTGCTTTCAcctacgatcagatcgtagagctACAAGACCACCCATTTTACATAGGTGTTCAGTATCATCCAGAGTTCAAGTCAAGGCCTCGAAGACCGTCGCCTCCATTTACAGGTGTGCCTATTAGTTATGCATTGATGTTCGTCTGTGAATTGTTCTCCCATGAATACAGTACCATGGTCTTGCCCCTGTTCTGGTGTATCGTCGTGATATAACTGCACTGTGATTTCTATACAGGTCTGATATTGGCAGCGACTGAACACGTAAGAGCACTTGCAAATATCTCCAATGGTGGTGCTGGAGCTTCTGAGTAGTGTCATTTGCACACCACCAGGTACTGCGTTCTGAAACTTGATTATTCGTGGACGTTTTTCTCAGATACTTGGGGCCATTCCGTTTAAGGGGGATTCTATTGTGTTATTGCTCCAGATGGATATCGCCATGTACTTGTGCAGTTCAAACATCTGCTTATTGATGACGCAGTTTCCATCATACGGTCATGTACCGGGATTTACCTAAGCTGAGATATTCGCCTTTTCGTAGGAAGTAGCTAAGCTGATCGTCGTCATACAATGCTTGTTCTGAGATTACCATGCTGAACACTAGTCGATTTTTCATTGAAGGTACACTGTCTGTgtacaagcaaagtttgacttgGCCCATTTTATTAGCATGATATGCTCGCATGCGAAACTGTGGTGAAATAGATGATAACTTGTTTCGATAATTTGACATTCAAAGTTTTTCTTCTCCCAGCCAACAGTTTCAGTCTGGTGCTTTACACTTGTAGACATTCATAAACATACACACGTCAATTTTACATCGGTAGGTGAATGTGACCAACGAGCTGTGTCGTTTAAGCTGCATCACGCACCTCGTACAACATCATTGTACAAAGTTTACAGAATCAAAGAAATTTATAAAAAGAAGGGAGCATAATGCAAAATGTTTCGACAAGCTAAAACAGATTGCCAAAATGTCTTATACTGTGGGATGAAGGAAGTAAGTTACAATGGCACAAAACCATGATGGTACACGCCCTAAACTGAGCCCCAAAATGTGCATGATTGCTAAAAGCGTTCATAACCTGGTCCTTGAAACGGGTAGTCGCTAGGCTCCGCTCCAGGGAGACGATCACCATGCCATGTCGATGGTTCAGTGACAGAAGGTTGCTGCAGAACGCTATTTTGGACAGAGGTTGATGCCTCCATGGCACTGCCACCATCCATGGGCATGGGAACTTGCATCTGGCTATGGATGCACGCTTGACCTGGTCCTGGAAGGAGAGCAAAATGGATGTTCGCATGCATCAGTTTTGCTCTTTTGTCGAAAAAAATCAGCTTTGCTCTTTAGCCTACTCGCTTCGTGGCAGACATCAATTTCTCACCTTCCAAGATCCAGTCTAGCAGTTCACCATCCCACTGCGGAGGTGTGGAAAAAGCAATAGGCTGCTGCTGACTAAGTGGTGGAATTCCTTCACCTGAAACGAGGCCAAACATTTTTTTTTGGAGCAAAGAGAAGTCACTGAAATTATAAGAAACACAGAGGATAAAGAGATAAGAGGGGAAGAAGAAGCAACAACTACCTTGGTTGTAATATTGTGTGTTAACTGTGTTCTGATCACCATGAACGACATGATTGATCATCCCATCATACAACTGATTTCCGTGTACTGTGGTTCTCGAAACGACAGATTCAAGCTCGAGGGTTCAGGACATCTCAAAGCCAGAATTCAGAAAGATCAAAACATTGAAAGGGTTAGAAAACATATATGTAACCAACCTTCGAGTGCCTCATCCGGCGCAAGAATGGCTGCACCCAAAGAAGAGCGTGTGCTAGAGGGAACTTGCTCAGGAAGGTGGCCATTCATCACATAGTTAAACGGAAGGCTGTCCAATTGATCGCGCGCACACTCCTTCAACTCATACGCTAGAGCCTGCGAGGAGAAAATTATCTTCAACTCGTTCGACTTCTGAAAAATTCAGAATATTTAAATATGATCTATGAGAATGTACCTTCTTAGCCGGATCAAAATTCTCCTGTGCAGTGTAGACACCATCAAATTTTGCTCCAACGAGATCATGCACACAGTTGAGGAAGATCACCACGTTTCCCTCTATATTCTGATATGCTTTGAGATCATGCATGTCCGTGAGACAGCACTCCCTGGCATGCTTAACCATTTTCTCCCAAGAGCTACTGTGCCTCTTGATCCGGAGTATCTGTATGCATGTCAGAAATGGCGACGGCAGCATTATTCATCGTAAGAAAATAGCATCTCAACTGACAAAAAAGAAAAATACGCCAGGCGAAATTTTATACTTCTCCACGGAGCTTGTTTGCATCTTTATTCAAAGCCTTCAAGAAGTCCCGCACTGTGTAGATTTGAGCATCATTCAGCCTCTTGCGGTAAGTTCCATCTTTGGAGATTTCTTCCAGACGGTACACTTCATCGTCCAGTTCTGGAGGGTGCCTCTTCTCATTTGCTGAAGGAAACAAAGATTAAAATGAAAACTCTAACATGAGTCCAATAGCAACAAAAGAACATGCATGCTAACTAGCAGCAGCAAGCAATCTGACCGATCACATCAGCCCTATATATGTGTACCTTCATTCCTGCGATCCAGCACGGTCACCGGCTTCATGACAGCTTCACGAACTCGATCAGCGACCTTTCCATCAATGCATACTCTTGCTGCAACAATGAATTTCCTACTACGAGTTCTAGATGAACCTTCTTTGAAACGGACAGTGCCGCCGAAGGAGGCCTCCCCATTGTTCAACCACACACTGCAATCACCCCCCAACACAAACCCTTGTCCGTGCCGGCCTTGCACCACGTGGCTGTTGAACTCCTCTTCGGTCCAGCTCTCACGACCGTCGCTGCAGAAGTCACCACGGAGGACCAGCATCTCGACTTTTACCTTGGAGAGCGGGCCTTCCCTGATCATTTTGTTATCAGCATCAAAGATGCCAATCCTGATAGCTGAATTGCTCTCGGATGTGATTTTCTTCTCTGTGTAAATTGGAGTCTTCAGGTTCGGGCCATTCAGGAAACGCAGGTGAGTGTTTCTGGCGTTCGATCCACTCGCAGTGCCACTCTCCTGATACGGCTCCTGTCTGAAGAGAAAGATGAATGGTGATAAACACATGATTGAAGATTATTCGATTGGTGATATTTGAACTTAACATCCATACTACTTTGTTCCACTAGAGAAACATCAGATAGGTGCTGTAAATTACGGAAATGAAAACTACCGACCAAGCGCAATGACAGATCTGTTACCTCGGCTGTTGATCAGTATGTCGATTGGAGAGCAAACGAGACGATTTCTTCTGCAATTTTTACATGACAAATGCACCGTCGGCAACAATAATTCTATGAAATAAGGATGAACGTTTGAATAAGTTAATTTACAAGTATATCAATCTTACCACTTCAAGGATGACACCCTCCATCTTCTCCTCTAAGTTTTCCAATCTGCCATCCATCTTGTCCAATTTGCTCTCCAATTTGCTCTCAAATTTGCTGAGACAGTAGAAAAGAAACGACAGTTAAGTGTTTTGTTTACAAACAATAAATAAACAAAGCAAAATGCAAAGCTTGAATATTATCACTGAAAAGAAGAATTAAACAAGTTGAGGAAACCATGTGAATACATCAAGACACAAAAAGGATATACCTATCTGTTGCGGCATGTGTCGAATATGTGTACGGATAGTGCTACAATTGGACTTGTAATTATGCGGTAGATTACGTGTTGAAACTTGAAAGGATGTAATTAAACTCTTGTAACCTCACCTAATATATAAAGACACCGCGGGTAGCCAAAATAGACTAGACGCAAGATGTAGGTTAAACACAAGATTGAGATTTCGAGGACGGTCCGGGAGAGTATATCTAGTGACACCACACCCAATACGATACCATGATACCActctttaaaatttaaatttgcaAGTTAAAAAACGAAATAACTTTGCGGAAGTTCACAAGACATGTGTTCCTAGAACTTAccgaaccaaatttgaaatacaCGCAGAGAAATTGAAAATATAAATCCAAAATTGAATAGTgttgcaaaaaagacaaaaataTAAAATAACACTATTCACATATAAATTTGTCTTTTATGTTTTTCCTTGTGTATTTGTTTGGTTATGAAAATTCAAGAGAATGTGAACACACATTGTGAACACCCAGAAATTTATTTTGGTATCTTTTTAATACTTATAAATTTGAATTTTGATAaatggtatcatggtatcatgggAGGTGTAAAGAGCGTATTTTTTAAACTTGAGTGAATGGTATTTCCATCGCATGTTTTAGAATTAACTGTAACAGAAGATTCGAGAAATACAGTACAATCTAACCGGAACAAAGAAAATGAAGCTTTGCCTTGAGGCCGACCTGGAGTGCGTAAATTTCGCAGATTACCGGATATATAAAGCTAATAGATGTTTAATAACAACAACACTTGCTATATCTTTTTGAAACAAAAGTCTGCAAGAACAGCCAGAGAAAGGCTCCTTACCTCATCATAAGAGCTTGATCCTTTTGGAGCTTCTGAAGCTACACATGCATAAAGGAATAAACAAAATAAATACacagaacaaaatcgacaggcagTCGTTAAATTTCATTGGCGGCAGGTGAATTACTGGTCGACAAAATCCAGCCAAAATGAGTTAAACTAAAACCAGAACGAAGTTCTCGCATGGATTCGATGATCCGAAGATTGCTAGCTCACCATGCGGACAATCTGGGACTGGGAGATCCTTTGCGACATCGTCATGCTAGTATCGTTCCTGCGATTTGCAGGTACAGAAGAATCAGAAACCAAGAAACAGAGCTCGGGGTACACCTGACCCGATGGATGGAGAAGCGGGTAGATGGGGATGGAGCCTGGAGGCGCGCACATTCGCAGAAGAAAGAGCACGACGAGCACGCTACGCCGCATCATCCGCTTCCCCGGCGACGCGGGGGTCACCGGCCagccggcggcggaggcggaggcggaggctccGGTGAAGACCCCCAAGCGCAGGCGGCGCTTCGCCGCCTCCCGACCTGCCCCTGCGCCGGCTCCCGTCAGGGCCAGGTCCCTCTTGGGCGGCGTCATGGCAGCAACGGATCTTTCCTCTCTAGGTCTGCTACCGAGTACTATCTCGGTCGGGCCGGGAAGGGAAGAAGATGGTTCTCTGGTCGGGGAAGAAGAGGAAAGAGGAAGACGAATCGGGGCGGTTCGGCTGCCTCGGCCCCTGGGTTTTATGCATGGTCCGCCATTGAGACGTAGAGCACGACGTGGAGGTGGATTGGGAATGATGTTGTCTCTCTCCTCCATGCGCGTATCGATGTACTGTAGTTGGTAGAGCTCGACGGAGACGACTGACACCCAGTCAAGTCGTCGCCATTTCACTACTTCGCTAGCTCGCCTCCCTCCGAGCGGTGGGCGGCCG encodes:
- the LOC127299285 gene encoding uncharacterized protein, with product MEYVGFASRALQSQPHKKQRRSNSNNSSCQFATRAASSRLRLSNSPGIYSVQANPTSRALPLPPTMAAAAEEGRPATKYVLITGGVVSGLGKGVTASSVGVVLKSCGLRVTCIKIDPYLNTDAGTMSPFEHGEVFVLDDGGEVDLDLGNYERFLDVTLTRENNITTGKIYQSVIEKERKGDYLGKTVQVVPHVTDEIKNWIQSVSSVPVDGQARPADVCVIELGGTVGDIESMPFIEALRQLSFSLGKDNFCLIHVSLIPVLGVVGEQKTKPTQHSVRELRALGLTPDLLACRSAQPLIGSVKEKLSQFCHVPVENILDIHDVPNIWHVPLILRNQKAHDAIIKQLNLARSAGPPELRDWTQMAESYDNLSNSVKIALVGKYNNLTDSYLSVVKALLHSSVACSLKPSIQWVAASDLEDAAATSAPDAHAKSWETLKDSSCILIPGGFGDRGISGMILAAKYARENKVPYLGICLGMQISVIEMSRHVLGLGDADSEEFNTDTPDRVVMYMPEVSKTHMGNTMRLGCRRTFFRKPDCLTSKLYGSPPHVDERHRHRYEVNPTFVPMLEKAGLQFVGCDESGNRMEIVELQDHPFYIGVQYHPEFKSRPRRPSPPFTGLILAATEHVRALANISNGGAGASE
- the LOC127299284 gene encoding calmodulin-binding protein 60 C — encoded protein: MTPPKRDLALTGAGAGAGREAAKRRLRLGVFTGASASASAAGWPVTPASPGKRMMRRSVLVVLFLLRMNDTSMTMSQRISQSQIVRMLQKLQKDQALMMSKFESKLESKLDKMDGRLENLEEKMEGVILEVKKSSRLLSNRHTDQQPRQEPYQESGTASGSNARNTHLRFLNGPNLKTPIYTEKKITSESNSAIRIGIFDADNKMIREGPLSKVKVEMLVLRGDFCSDGRESWTEEEFNSHVVQGRHGQGFVLGGDCSVWLNNGEASFGGTVRFKEGSSRTRSRKFIVAARVCIDGKVADRVREAVMKPVTVLDRRNEANEKRHPPELDDEVYRLEEISKDGTYRKRLNDAQIYTVRDFLKALNKDANKLRGEILRIKRHSSSWEKMVKHARECCLTDMHDLKAYQNIEGNVVIFLNCVHDLVGAKFDGVYTAQENFDPAKKALAYELKECARDQLDSLPFNYVMNGHLPEQVPSSTRSSLGAAILAPDEALEVHGNQLYDGMINHVVHGDQNTVNTQYYNQGEGIPPLSQQQPIAFSTPPQWDGELLDWILEGQACIHSQMQVPMPMDGGSAMEASTSVQNSVLQQPSVTEPSTWHGDRLPGAEPSDYPFQGPGYERF